One window of uncultured Trichococcus sp. genomic DNA carries:
- a CDS encoding glycoside hydrolase family 1 protein: MGFPDNFLWGGATAANQIEGAYLEDGKGLSTADMMTAGSPTLKREITAVIEPDRYYPTHEAIDHYHRFEEDIALFADMGFKCYRFSIAWSRIFPQGDETEPNAKGLAFYDKLIDLCLENGIEPLVTISHFENPMGLQKYGSWENRKVVDFYLRYAEALFEHFKGRVTYWLTFNEINVMSTMPWNAGGITSSDEAVKMTAAYHQFIASALAVKAGRAIDPQNKIGMMYAGHFSYPNSCHPDDIQGNEDFVHKMMFYPDVQCRGYYPNYKLKELERQNITLPVLPGDAEILKEGTVDFISFSYYMTHVCGRNTKGILRGLNGLDTGYKNPHVERSEWGWGIDPKGLRYALNYLYDRYQLPLMIVENGLGAADTIVDGKIHDDYRIDYIRQHIIEMEKAIDLDGVPVMGYTSWGPIDLISASTGEMSKRYGFIYVDLDDEGNGSRQRIKKDSFAWYKQVIATNGEDLDWKEA; the protein is encoded by the coding sequence ATGGGATTTCCGGATAATTTTTTATGGGGCGGCGCAACAGCCGCCAACCAAATCGAAGGAGCGTACTTAGAGGACGGCAAGGGCCTGAGTACAGCCGATATGATGACGGCGGGCAGCCCGACCTTGAAGCGGGAAATCACTGCGGTGATCGAACCGGATCGTTACTATCCGACGCATGAAGCCATCGACCATTATCACCGTTTCGAAGAGGACATCGCACTTTTCGCCGATATGGGATTCAAGTGCTACCGCTTCTCGATCGCCTGGTCCCGCATCTTCCCGCAGGGGGACGAAACGGAACCGAATGCGAAGGGCTTGGCTTTTTACGATAAGCTCATCGATCTTTGCCTGGAGAACGGCATCGAACCGTTGGTGACCATTTCCCACTTCGAGAATCCGATGGGACTGCAGAAATACGGTTCATGGGAAAACCGCAAGGTGGTCGATTTTTACTTGCGCTATGCCGAAGCGTTGTTTGAACACTTCAAAGGCAGGGTCACCTACTGGTTGACCTTCAATGAAATCAACGTGATGTCGACGATGCCATGGAATGCCGGCGGAATCACTTCGTCGGACGAAGCGGTCAAAATGACAGCGGCCTATCACCAGTTCATCGCCAGTGCTTTGGCCGTGAAAGCCGGCCGCGCCATCGATCCGCAAAACAAAATCGGCATGATGTATGCCGGCCACTTCTCCTATCCGAACAGTTGCCATCCAGACGATATCCAAGGGAACGAGGATTTCGTGCACAAGATGATGTTCTATCCGGATGTGCAGTGCCGGGGCTACTACCCGAACTACAAGCTGAAGGAGCTAGAACGTCAGAACATCACACTGCCGGTGCTTCCGGGAGACGCAGAGATCCTCAAGGAAGGCACGGTCGATTTCATTTCCTTCAGCTACTACATGACTCATGTGTGCGGAAGGAACACGAAAGGGATCCTGCGGGGCTTGAACGGACTGGATACCGGCTACAAAAATCCGCATGTCGAACGGTCCGAATGGGGTTGGGGCATCGACCCGAAAGGCTTGCGCTATGCCTTGAACTACTTGTATGACCGTTACCAGCTGCCGCTCATGATCGTCGAAAACGGGCTGGGCGCCGCCGATACGATCGTTGATGGGAAAATCCACGATGATTATCGCATCGATTATATCCGCCAGCACATCATCGAAATGGAAAAAGCCATCGACCTGGATGGGGTGCCGGTTATGGGCTACACTTCCTGGGGACCGATTGATCTGATTTCAGCCAGCACGGGGGAAATGAGCAAGCGCTACGGCTTCATTTATGTCGATCTGGACGATGAAGGCAACGGCAGCCGGCAGCGGATCAAAAAAGATTCCTTCGCGTGGTACAAACAAGTGATTGCGACCAATGGCGAAGACTTGGATTGGAAAGAAGCATAA
- a CDS encoding galactokinase produces the protein MELTGLKQKFEELFGKGDYTAFFAPGRINLIGEHTDYNGGNVFPCAITLGTYAIAAKNNLKQVRLYSENFPEAGVISFDLADLDHKKADSWANYPKGMLRYLKEAGHTISEGMDMVIFGNIPNGSGLSSSASLELLMGVVLDNLFDLNVDRLDLIKTGKRVENEFIGVNSGIMDQFAVGMGEENKAILLDCNTLEYELVPVELGNHAIVIMNTKKRRELVDSKYNERRSECEEALAKLQTVVSVGSLGELDEETFENAKAVLESDVLYRRARHAVTENQRTLKAKAALQAGELEAFGQLMNQSHISLRDDYEVTGIELDTLVQAAWDQPGVLGARMTGAGFGGCAIAIVEKDAIPAFIENVGKTYEAAIGYPAEFYIAEISDGAKRL, from the coding sequence ATGGAATTGACAGGGTTGAAGCAAAAATTTGAGGAACTATTCGGCAAAGGGGATTACACAGCATTTTTCGCACCGGGACGGATCAATCTGATCGGCGAGCACACAGACTACAACGGCGGAAATGTTTTTCCTTGCGCCATCACACTGGGAACATATGCTATCGCGGCAAAAAATAATCTCAAGCAAGTCCGTCTCTACTCGGAAAATTTCCCGGAAGCCGGCGTCATCAGCTTCGACCTGGCCGATCTTGATCACAAAAAAGCGGACAGCTGGGCGAACTACCCGAAAGGCATGCTGCGCTATCTGAAGGAAGCCGGTCACACCATCTCGGAAGGCATGGATATGGTCATCTTCGGAAATATCCCGAACGGATCGGGTCTGTCCTCATCCGCATCCCTTGAACTGCTGATGGGTGTCGTTTTGGATAATCTGTTCGATTTGAACGTGGATCGTTTGGACCTCATCAAAACCGGCAAGCGCGTGGAGAACGAGTTCATCGGCGTGAACAGCGGCATCATGGATCAGTTCGCTGTCGGCATGGGCGAGGAAAACAAAGCGATTTTGCTGGACTGCAATACGCTGGAATATGAATTGGTACCTGTAGAATTGGGCAATCATGCAATCGTCATCATGAATACGAAAAAACGTCGCGAATTGGTCGACTCCAAGTACAACGAACGCCGCAGCGAATGCGAAGAAGCCTTGGCAAAGCTGCAGACGGTCGTATCGGTCGGCAGCCTGGGCGAACTCGATGAAGAAACCTTCGAAAATGCGAAAGCAGTTCTGGAGAGCGATGTCTTGTACCGCCGCGCGCGCCATGCCGTAACGGAGAACCAGCGTACATTGAAAGCCAAAGCGGCCTTGCAGGCGGGCGAATTAGAAGCATTCGGCCAGTTGATGAACCAGTCGCATATTTCTTTGCGGGACGACTATGAAGTGACCGGCATCGAATTGGACACCTTGGTTCAAGCCGCTTGGGATCAACCAGGTGTCTTGGGAGCGCGCATGACCGGAGCGGGATTCGGTGGCTGCGCGATCGCCATCGTCGAAAAAGATGCGATTCCGGCCTTTATCGAAAATGTCGGTAAAACCTATGAAGCAGCGATCGGTTATCCGGCAGAATTCTACATCGCCGAAATCAGCGATGGCGCAAAACGGTTATAA
- a CDS encoding beta-glucoside-specific PTS transporter subunit IIABC gives MDYSQLAKAIVEKVGGKDNITGLTHCVTRLRFNLADEAKADTEGLKKMEGVIGVIQKGGQYQVVVGNDVKFIYQAVMKNEKLDFDGVQPTSAGAENRSVIAKVLDTISGIFVPIVPVLAGAGMLKALLSILVLAGLVAPDSQTYVILNFMGDAGFYFLPIILAASAARKFNVTPYLAMAIGGILLHPNFTGMVAGAREAGTSIAVFGMPVRLSTYGNSVVPIILAIWFMSYVEPFVDRVIPRSLRLVLAPLFTMLIVGLATLIVLGPLGNYLGEGVGILIAYLDTYASWLVPMLVGAFTPLMVMTGMHYGLIPIGINMLASSGYDTVAGPGMTVSNIAQGGASLAVAFKAKDADVKRLASSVWLTAVLGITEPALYGINLRYKRPLISAMIGGGAAGLFIGIFGVRRYAQVGPGLLALPAFIGPEGLANFYYAVIGCVIAFVLSFAIQYTWGLEEEVPTVETGIAPAFPGEETITAPLSGTVIKLADVADEVFASGMMGSGAAIIPSEGKVYAPADATVTVLLDTKHAVGLRTDAGAEILIHVGMDTVELGGKHFEAHVAKDQHVTKGMLLLSFDAEEIKAAGYDTTTPIVVTNAAEYPDFVQETGGMVAAGAAFLTLKK, from the coding sequence ATGGATTATTCACAATTGGCAAAAGCAATCGTGGAAAAAGTGGGCGGAAAAGATAACATCACAGGGTTGACGCACTGTGTGACAAGACTGCGTTTCAATCTGGCGGATGAGGCAAAAGCGGATACTGAGGGATTGAAGAAGATGGAAGGGGTCATCGGCGTTATCCAAAAAGGCGGTCAATATCAGGTTGTCGTCGGTAATGATGTCAAGTTCATCTATCAAGCAGTCATGAAAAATGAAAAGCTGGACTTTGATGGAGTACAGCCAACATCAGCCGGTGCAGAAAACCGCAGTGTAATCGCAAAGGTACTGGATACGATTTCGGGTATTTTTGTGCCGATTGTTCCAGTGTTGGCAGGAGCCGGGATGCTGAAGGCTTTGCTTTCGATCCTTGTGTTGGCAGGACTGGTGGCTCCAGACTCGCAGACGTATGTGATCCTCAACTTTATGGGCGATGCCGGTTTCTACTTCTTACCGATTATCCTGGCTGCATCAGCTGCGCGCAAATTCAATGTCACTCCATATCTAGCCATGGCCATCGGTGGGATTTTGTTGCATCCGAACTTCACCGGAATGGTGGCGGGCGCCAGGGAAGCCGGAACCAGCATTGCTGTATTCGGAATGCCGGTCAGATTGAGTACTTACGGGAACTCGGTCGTCCCGATCATCCTGGCAATCTGGTTTATGTCCTATGTAGAACCTTTTGTGGACCGGGTGATTCCGAGGAGTCTGCGATTGGTGTTGGCGCCGTTGTTCACGATGCTGATTGTGGGATTGGCCACTTTAATAGTATTGGGACCGTTGGGGAACTATCTGGGTGAAGGTGTCGGAATCCTGATCGCATACTTGGACACCTATGCAAGCTGGCTTGTTCCGATGCTGGTTGGAGCCTTCACACCATTGATGGTCATGACGGGCATGCACTACGGATTGATTCCGATCGGGATCAATATGTTGGCATCTTCCGGCTATGACACCGTTGCCGGACCAGGGATGACTGTTTCGAATATCGCTCAGGGCGGCGCCTCTCTGGCTGTGGCTTTCAAAGCAAAGGATGCCGATGTCAAACGCTTGGCTTCCTCGGTATGGTTGACGGCTGTGCTCGGCATCACGGAGCCAGCTTTGTACGGGATCAATCTGCGCTACAAACGTCCACTGATTTCTGCAATGATCGGCGGCGGAGCAGCTGGTCTGTTCATCGGTATTTTCGGGGTGCGCAGATACGCACAAGTGGGGCCCGGACTTTTGGCGCTGCCGGCCTTCATCGGGCCGGAAGGGCTGGCTAACTTTTACTATGCAGTGATAGGATGTGTGATCGCTTTTGTACTCTCCTTCGCGATCCAATATACTTGGGGACTTGAGGAAGAAGTGCCGACTGTTGAAACGGGAATTGCGCCTGCATTTCCCGGTGAAGAAACAATCACAGCGCCTTTGTCCGGTACTGTAATCAAGCTGGCTGACGTTGCCGATGAAGTGTTCGCTTCCGGAATGATGGGTTCGGGTGCCGCAATCATCCCGAGCGAAGGCAAGGTGTATGCACCGGCTGACGCAACCGTAACAGTGCTGCTGGATACGAAGCATGCCGTCGGACTGCGGACGGATGCAGGCGCAGAAATCCTCATCCACGTCGGGATGGACACTGTGGAACTGGGAGGGAAACACTTCGAAGCCCATGTCGCAAAAGACCAACACGTAACGAAAGGGATGCTGCTGCTCAGCTTCGATGCAGAAGAAATCAAAGCAGCAGGCTATGACACCACCACGCCGATCGTTGTGACGAACGCGGCCGAATATCCTGATTTTGTTCAGGAAACAGGTGGAATGGTTGCAGCAGGAGCAGCGTTTCTGACTTTGAAAAAATAA
- a CDS encoding MFS transporter, giving the protein MVETQYKGNDKLIAGIMMGVVTFWLFAQAMVNIVPAVQADLGISSGVLSIAISLTSLFSGMFMVAAGGLADKYGRVKLTNIGMILSIIGSLCLVFANGAMLLIIGRVIQGLSAACIMPATLALMKTYFDGAERQRALSFWSIGSWGGSGICSFFGGLVATYFGWRAIFVVSIFVAALGMFLLKGTPECKFEATGEKKPFDFGGLITFALAMLAFNIIVGQGAAIGWTNPIILGLAAMLVGSVFLFATIEKKHVNSFIDFSLFKNKAYSGATLSNFLLNASAGTMVVANTYVQMGRGFSSFQSGLLTIGYLVCVLSSIRLGEKALQKFGSRKPMVTGSFIATIGIALMAFTFVPGIFYNLLVFVGYALYGFGLGIYATPSTDTAISNAPADKVGSASGIYKMASSLGGAVGVALSSSLFNILGAQGNMEVAGSAGLLLNVAFGTIALASILLTAPKAAAQVEATE; this is encoded by the coding sequence AAGGCAATGACAAATTAATTGCAGGGATTATGATGGGGGTTGTCACATTCTGGTTGTTCGCTCAAGCGATGGTGAATATCGTGCCGGCGGTCCAGGCGGATTTGGGAATCTCATCCGGTGTGTTGAGCATCGCAATCAGTTTGACCTCTTTGTTTTCGGGGATGTTCATGGTTGCCGCAGGTGGCTTGGCGGATAAATACGGCCGCGTCAAATTGACGAACATCGGTATGATTCTGAGTATCATCGGTTCATTATGTTTAGTATTTGCGAATGGTGCAATGCTATTGATCATCGGACGCGTTATCCAAGGTCTATCAGCGGCTTGTATTATGCCTGCCACTTTGGCTCTGATGAAGACCTATTTTGACGGCGCCGAAAGACAGCGCGCCTTGAGTTTCTGGTCGATCGGTTCATGGGGCGGTTCCGGAATCTGCTCATTCTTTGGCGGACTGGTGGCTACCTATTTCGGTTGGAGAGCTATCTTCGTGGTTTCGATTTTTGTTGCAGCACTGGGTATGTTTTTGCTGAAGGGGACACCGGAATGCAAATTCGAAGCAACCGGCGAAAAGAAACCTTTCGATTTTGGCGGTCTCATCACTTTTGCTTTGGCTATGCTGGCATTCAACATCATTGTCGGTCAAGGCGCTGCAATTGGATGGACTAACCCGATCATCCTTGGATTGGCCGCTATGCTGGTTGGTTCAGTCTTCCTGTTCGCAACAATCGAAAAGAAACACGTGAACAGCTTCATCGATTTTTCCTTGTTCAAGAATAAAGCCTACAGTGGCGCTACTTTATCCAACTTCTTGCTGAATGCTTCTGCAGGAACGATGGTGGTCGCAAATACGTATGTGCAAATGGGCCGCGGCTTCTCTTCTTTCCAATCCGGATTGCTGACAATCGGGTACTTGGTTTGCGTATTGAGCTCCATCCGATTGGGTGAAAAAGCCTTGCAAAAATTCGGATCCCGCAAGCCGATGGTTACCGGATCCTTTATTGCGACTATCGGAATCGCTTTGATGGCTTTCACTTTTGTGCCGGGAATTTTCTACAATCTGCTTGTGTTCGTCGGCTATGCTTTGTATGGCTTCGGTTTGGGGATTTATGCCACACCTTCCACTGATACCGCGATTTCGAATGCGCCAGCGGATAAAGTCGGCAGCGCGTCCGGCATCTACAAAATGGCTAGCTCTCTGGGCGGAGCAGTCGGGGTTGCACTTTCCTCCAGCCTTTTCAACATTTTGGGAGCGCAAGGCAACATGGAAGTGGCCGGTTCGGCAGGGTTGCTGCTGAATGTCGCTTTTGGGACGATTGCTTTGGCTTCGATTTTGCTGACGGCTCCAAAAGCTGCTGCGCAAGTGGAAGCTACTGAATAA
- a CDS encoding trimeric intracellular cation channel family protein, translating into MEFISIVEIIGTIAFAISGALIAIEKDLDYYGIGIFAITTSVGGGIVRDLLIDRPLPASLENPLYALISLLSAGFVILFYTHISKLAKMLQFFDAIGLGAFTAIGAEVAVRMGFQQWFVVVTLAVLTGTGGGLIRDVFAREIPYIFRKEVYAMASILGAILYIVVLRLAGSQVALYSCFLATTLIRLYCMEKDVHLLKVGKVSLD; encoded by the coding sequence ATGGAATTTATTTCAATTGTGGAAATTATCGGAACGATCGCCTTTGCGATATCGGGCGCATTGATCGCGATCGAGAAGGATCTTGATTATTACGGGATCGGGATATTCGCGATCACGACTTCAGTGGGCGGTGGGATCGTCAGGGATCTGCTGATTGATCGTCCTTTGCCGGCATCGCTGGAAAATCCGCTCTATGCGCTCATCAGCCTGCTTTCCGCCGGCTTTGTCATCCTTTTCTATACGCACATCAGCAAATTGGCGAAGATGCTGCAATTTTTTGATGCGATCGGTCTTGGGGCATTCACCGCAATCGGAGCGGAGGTGGCGGTGCGGATGGGCTTTCAACAGTGGTTCGTGGTGGTGACTCTGGCGGTCCTGACCGGAACCGGTGGCGGGCTTATCCGTGATGTGTTCGCCCGGGAAATTCCTTATATATTCCGCAAAGAAGTCTATGCGATGGCATCCATACTGGGTGCTATCCTGTACATCGTCGTACTCCGCTTGGCCGGAAGTCAAGTAGCACTGTACAGCTGCTTTTTGGCAACGACTTTGATAAGGCTCTACTGCATGGAGAAGGATGTGCACCTGTTGAAAGTCGGAAAAGTATCGCTTGATTAG
- a CDS encoding MurR/RpiR family transcriptional regulator, protein MLITERLKEQKDFSKVDTVIADYFLDEDNEWAEKSLRQIAQLLFVSPSSVVRLCQKIGFEGFLDFRTAYLHELDYLSSDFGKIDINYPFDMKDRNTKISGKLKNLYIETIEDTFSLLGHDALALAESLLVKADDIYICSAGAPSDLARAFQEKMVKIGKNVIIDNRLDLMFYQACYAKAGSVFLLISYSGETETLIRIAHKLKERKLQSIALTSYGGNSLSDLVTVTLYLSTHESLVHNIGNFSLFPSVLFLLDVLYANVFSRNYEKHLADKIKYTKEYEKRRKSYNPLLSGGEHEQESK, encoded by the coding sequence ATGCTGATCACAGAACGTCTGAAAGAGCAAAAGGATTTTTCAAAAGTGGATACCGTCATCGCCGATTATTTTCTCGATGAGGACAACGAGTGGGCTGAAAAGAGTCTGCGCCAAATCGCGCAACTGCTTTTCGTTTCTCCGTCCTCGGTTGTTCGCCTCTGCCAAAAAATCGGCTTTGAAGGATTCCTTGATTTCAGGACCGCCTATCTGCATGAATTGGATTATCTCTCCTCCGACTTCGGGAAAATCGACATCAATTATCCGTTCGACATGAAGGATCGGAACACGAAAATCAGCGGTAAGCTGAAAAATCTGTACATCGAGACCATCGAAGATACTTTTTCATTGCTGGGCCATGATGCCCTGGCGCTAGCCGAAAGCTTATTGGTGAAGGCTGATGACATCTACATCTGTTCAGCAGGGGCGCCATCCGATTTGGCGCGGGCTTTCCAGGAAAAGATGGTCAAGATCGGCAAAAATGTGATCATCGATAATCGGCTGGATCTGATGTTCTATCAAGCCTGTTACGCGAAGGCAGGTAGTGTCTTCCTCCTCATTTCCTATTCCGGTGAAACCGAGACGCTGATCCGGATTGCGCATAAGCTTAAGGAACGTAAGTTGCAGTCGATTGCGTTGACATCCTACGGCGGTAACAGTTTGAGCGACCTAGTGACGGTGACATTGTACCTCTCCACCCATGAGAGCCTTGTGCACAATATCGGCAACTTCTCATTGTTTCCATCCGTCCTTTTCCTGTTGGATGTTCTTTACGCAAATGTCTTCAGCCGGAATTACGAAAAGCATCTGGCGGACAAAATCAAATACACCAAAGAGTACGAAAAACGAAGAAAATCCTACAACCCGCTGCTTTCGGGCGGCGAGCACGAGCAAGAATCCAAATAA
- a CDS encoding sulfite exporter TauE/SafE family protein codes for MIYLLYAVVMFIASVTGALAGLGGGVIIKQLLDVIGYHNAVEIGFYASVAIFIMGIVTIGKLYRNGFPFDIKIVSLVSIGSLVGGYLGQTAFMTLINSTKEGYVKAIQAVLLAITLILILYYERRKDKIRHYHVKQPLLIFAVGLFLGGFSVFLGIGGGPLNVTLMVLLFSFTIKEAISYSIATVFFSQISKLGSVVLAGELGNYSLTFMIVAGVASVAGGYVGTALNQKLSNKNVSVIFQVLVLLLLFVSFYNTYMGLQ; via the coding sequence ATGATCTATTTATTATATGCGGTGGTTATGTTCATCGCTTCAGTGACGGGAGCCTTGGCCGGTTTGGGCGGGGGCGTAATCATCAAACAATTGTTGGATGTCATCGGGTATCACAACGCGGTCGAAATCGGTTTCTACGCATCGGTAGCCATCTTCATCATGGGGATCGTGACAATCGGAAAACTTTACCGCAACGGATTCCCGTTCGACATCAAAATCGTTTCGCTCGTCTCCATCGGATCGCTTGTGGGGGGATATTTAGGTCAAACGGCTTTCATGACGCTGATCAACAGCACCAAAGAAGGCTACGTGAAGGCGATCCAAGCAGTCTTATTGGCTATCACGCTCATATTGATCCTGTATTACGAAAGAAGGAAGGACAAAATCCGGCACTACCACGTGAAACAGCCATTGTTGATTTTTGCGGTCGGCTTGTTTTTGGGTGGGTTCTCTGTCTTTCTCGGCATCGGCGGGGGCCCGCTGAATGTGACGTTGATGGTATTGTTGTTCTCCTTCACGATCAAGGAAGCGATCAGCTATTCGATTGCGACTGTTTTCTTTTCGCAGATTTCGAAGTTGGGAAGCGTCGTGCTGGCGGGTGAACTGGGGAACTATTCCTTGACCTTCATGATCGTCGCTGGAGTCGCGTCAGTGGCCGGCGGATATGTTGGGACCGCTCTGAATCAAAAATTGTCGAACAAAAATGTCTCTGTTATTTTCCAGGTGCTGGTTCTGTTGCTGTTGTTCGTGAGTTTCTACAACACCTACATGGGCTTGCAATAA